One Candidatus Thermoplasmatota archaeon DNA window includes the following coding sequences:
- a CDS encoding MMPL family transporter: MGQPKPVWLVALALAAFGALLGHVGGSLAGELTQTGFTADWYVQGPSPVVPASKAVPLAGTFAVFLAGLLAPVGVLLALSGRDIPKGARGGSTATDAYVLRVTLGAVALLGAAAVLATAASVPFPASAHIAHLAWLAASIGALAGAAPALLAARAARLGRLHRAESNLIGRAAAAASRSPLVVLAVFALLTVGAAGGLAKVHTDVDVADVLPRGDHNSTAAHNLTDKFKSAFTQQVTLQFTVPGEEAWARDNAKLPNRRTNPQHANISDEVYVRALDEFLEFVRAQPGTPYTGSVAIPDFYRIINWTIAGGIRAPDASYALPGTDAYGELQYASVDRGVWAAIPGTVTAVMSPDRKTSAVLLIPSPDTPLTSKELGREAIRLRDAYVDWAESDPKAYKVFTGDNPPLVTADLVVSAAHASDLTSKDFAFLMPIVGAFIVGSLFFAFRSVKLILVAFAALVLAVAWTFGVMGHMGIALNTLNLTIVPLILGVGIDYSIHMVNEFQLNRARGSSPSEAWAKAGSHGALALFVATLTTISGLIVMIASPSLLIAQLGVLASIAMLSMYLLSVLFIPAAVTILNPRVRERSYKPAATMGAIAVGVSRARILVVIVLLGVLAGAYASSQRLGTENFGDPPRNWLPDDPFRKEHEEGLRRFYNVDTPEEKANVLVFEGDITDPRSHMYMEAIEASLREEERVVTQTLRTLPFLMRTYLTVREGVPGAAQFLLLENLGKRPNAPVDRPYPATREEVDALLDEIQTTPLFEFANLFYNHPKKDTAIMVFSLRAATFEDASEAWTQVWRAVDENERLRPPGMKVALAGNTATNYLFVAKEVPWLTYMSVAVNITVVIIVLLVARNLRTAATVGVANFATALVWLGALPFLGIGMAITLALPLIFIFAMGSDYSLHLAMAAQKGDDTEEVFQTTGKAILFSFVTTAGSFAIFTQMSDLAVRKTMVGTTVAIFLIFLLTVLIVPTFFPARRAARPRRVEVKAPPAPPVVEAAAPTPFSAPAEPAPAVGGEEPASRPRVPRRLSTGVVKDED; encoded by the coding sequence ATGGGGCAACCGAAACCGGTCTGGCTCGTCGCCCTCGCGCTCGCGGCGTTCGGCGCCCTGCTCGGGCACGTCGGCGGCTCGCTTGCGGGCGAGCTGACCCAGACGGGCTTCACGGCGGACTGGTACGTGCAGGGTCCATCGCCCGTCGTGCCTGCGTCGAAAGCCGTGCCGCTCGCCGGGACCTTCGCCGTCTTCCTCGCGGGCCTCCTCGCGCCGGTGGGCGTGCTCCTCGCGCTCTCCGGCCGCGACATCCCGAAAGGTGCCCGCGGCGGCTCGACGGCGACGGACGCCTACGTCCTGCGCGTCACGCTCGGCGCCGTCGCGCTTCTCGGCGCCGCCGCCGTCCTCGCGACCGCCGCGAGCGTCCCCTTTCCCGCCTCCGCCCACATCGCGCATCTCGCCTGGCTCGCGGCCTCGATCGGCGCGCTCGCGGGCGCCGCGCCGGCGCTCCTCGCCGCGCGCGCGGCCCGGCTCGGGCGCCTCCACCGCGCGGAGTCTAACCTCATCGGGCGCGCCGCGGCCGCCGCTTCGCGATCGCCCCTGGTCGTTCTCGCCGTCTTCGCGCTCCTCACGGTCGGCGCGGCGGGCGGCCTCGCGAAGGTGCACACGGACGTCGACGTCGCGGACGTGCTGCCCCGCGGCGACCACAACTCGACCGCGGCGCACAACCTGACGGACAAGTTCAAGAGCGCCTTCACGCAGCAGGTCACGCTCCAGTTCACGGTTCCCGGCGAGGAGGCGTGGGCCCGCGACAACGCGAAGTTGCCCAACCGGCGAACGAACCCGCAGCACGCGAACATCTCGGACGAGGTGTACGTCCGCGCGCTCGACGAGTTCCTCGAGTTCGTGCGCGCGCAACCCGGCACGCCCTACACCGGCTCGGTCGCGATCCCGGACTTCTACCGCATCATCAACTGGACGATCGCGGGCGGCATCCGAGCCCCCGACGCGTCCTATGCGCTGCCCGGCACGGACGCGTACGGCGAGCTCCAGTACGCGAGCGTGGACCGGGGCGTCTGGGCCGCGATCCCGGGCACAGTCACGGCCGTCATGTCGCCCGACCGGAAGACGTCGGCCGTCCTCCTCATCCCCTCGCCCGACACGCCCCTCACGAGCAAGGAGCTCGGGCGGGAGGCGATCCGCCTGCGCGACGCCTACGTCGATTGGGCCGAGAGCGACCCGAAGGCGTACAAGGTGTTCACCGGGGACAACCCTCCGCTCGTGACGGCCGACCTCGTCGTCTCCGCGGCGCACGCCTCCGATCTCACGTCGAAGGACTTCGCCTTCCTCATGCCCATCGTGGGCGCCTTCATCGTCGGGTCGCTCTTCTTCGCGTTCCGCTCCGTCAAGCTCATCCTCGTCGCCTTCGCGGCGCTCGTGCTCGCCGTCGCGTGGACTTTCGGCGTCATGGGCCACATGGGCATCGCGCTCAACACGCTGAACCTCACCATCGTCCCGCTCATCCTGGGCGTCGGAATCGACTATTCGATCCACATGGTGAACGAATTCCAGCTGAACCGCGCCCGCGGCTCGAGCCCTTCCGAGGCCTGGGCGAAGGCTGGAAGCCACGGCGCGCTCGCGCTCTTCGTCGCGACGCTCACCACCATCTCAGGCCTCATCGTCATGATCGCCTCGCCGAGTCTCCTCATCGCGCAGCTCGGCGTCCTCGCTTCCATCGCGATGCTCAGCATGTACCTGCTGAGCGTCCTGTTCATCCCGGCCGCGGTGACGATCCTGAACCCGCGCGTGCGCGAGCGATCGTACAAACCCGCGGCGACCATGGGCGCCATCGCGGTCGGCGTGAGCCGCGCGCGCATTCTCGTCGTCATCGTGCTCCTCGGCGTCCTTGCGGGCGCCTACGCCTCGTCGCAACGGCTCGGGACCGAGAACTTCGGGGATCCGCCGCGCAACTGGCTCCCCGACGACCCGTTCCGCAAGGAGCACGAGGAGGGTCTCCGTCGTTTCTACAACGTCGACACGCCCGAGGAGAAGGCGAACGTCCTCGTGTTCGAAGGCGACATCACGGATCCGCGCTCGCACATGTACATGGAGGCGATCGAGGCCTCGTTGCGCGAGGAGGAGCGCGTCGTCACGCAGACCCTCCGCACGCTTCCGTTCCTCATGCGGACGTACCTCACCGTGCGCGAGGGCGTCCCCGGCGCGGCCCAGTTCCTTCTCCTCGAGAACCTCGGCAAGCGTCCGAACGCGCCGGTGGACCGGCCCTACCCCGCGACCCGCGAAGAGGTCGACGCCCTCCTCGACGAGATCCAGACGACGCCCCTCTTCGAGTTCGCGAATCTCTTCTACAACCACCCCAAGAAGGACACCGCCATCATGGTGTTCTCGCTTCGCGCGGCGACCTTCGAGGACGCCTCGGAGGCGTGGACGCAGGTCTGGCGGGCGGTCGACGAGAACGAGCGCCTCCGGCCTCCCGGCATGAAGGTCGCTCTCGCCGGCAACACCGCGACCAACTACCTCTTCGTCGCGAAGGAGGTGCCGTGGCTCACGTACATGAGCGTCGCGGTGAACATCACCGTCGTCATCATCGTGCTCCTCGTCGCGCGCAACCTGCGCACCGCCGCGACCGTCGGCGTCGCGAACTTCGCGACCGCGCTCGTGTGGCTCGGGGCGCTTCCGTTCCTCGGCATCGGGATGGCGATCACCCTCGCCCTCCCGCTCATCTTCATCTTCGCGATGGGGTCCGACTATTCCCTTCATCTCGCCATGGCGGCGCAGAAGGGCGACGACACCGAGGAGGTCTTCCAGACGACCGGGAAGGCCATCCTGTTCTCCTTTGTGACGACTGCGGGGTCCTTCGCGATCTTCACCCAGATGAGCGACCTCGCCGTCCGCAAGACGATGGTCGGGACGACCGTGGCCATCTTCCTCATCTTCCTCCTGACGGTGCTCATCGTTCCGACGTTCTTCCCCGCCCGCCGCGCCGCGCGCCCGCGCCGGGTGGAGGTCAAGGCGCCTCCGGCGCCCCCCGTCGTCGAGGCCGCCGCGCCGACGCCGTTTTCCGCGCCCGCCGAGCCGGCTCCCGCAGTCGGTGGCGAGGAACCGGCGTCCCGACCGCGCGTCCCCCGACGCCTCTCGACGGGCGTCGTGAAGGACGAGGATTAG
- a CDS encoding redox-regulated ATPase YchF yields the protein MTALAFDREGSNGARPYAAASVMLVGLVGKPNVGKSTLFAAATLAPAEIANYPFTTIEPNRGMGFVRVAPCPHVAVGLAACTPRTGLCRNGVRLVPVELLDVAGLVPGAHAGKGLGNKFLDDLRQASALIHVVDVTGSTSIEGNPVPKGSHDPREDIAFLEDEIAHWIAGIVSKGFDRAAKAIVMKGEKLERVLAERLAGLGIDEHKVGLALQRSIAGGDPTKWDEATLLDLARRVREMSKPMVVAANKADLLGDDEVAKATALTGVTVVPTSAESELALRRAAEAGVIEYLPGDATFRVKEPTKLTAKQKAALDYIEKHVLARFGGTGVQKLLETATYELLDLVPVFPVEDDTHFTDKEGRVLPDAHLLKRGANAKDLAFKVHTELGEHFIRAVNAKTKRVIGADHVLEAGDVVRIVAGR from the coding sequence GTGACCGCGCTCGCCTTCGACCGCGAAGGCTCAAATGGCGCGAGGCCCTACGCGGCCGCAAGCGTCATGCTCGTCGGTCTCGTCGGCAAGCCCAACGTCGGCAAATCCACCCTCTTCGCGGCGGCCACGCTCGCGCCCGCAGAGATCGCGAACTATCCCTTCACCACGATCGAGCCGAACCGCGGCATGGGTTTCGTGCGCGTCGCGCCGTGTCCACACGTCGCCGTCGGTCTTGCGGCCTGCACGCCGAGGACGGGCCTCTGCCGCAACGGCGTCCGACTCGTCCCGGTGGAGCTCCTCGACGTCGCGGGCCTCGTGCCGGGTGCGCACGCCGGGAAGGGCCTCGGCAACAAGTTCCTCGACGATCTGCGACAGGCCTCCGCGCTCATCCACGTCGTCGATGTCACGGGCTCGACCTCCATCGAGGGCAACCCCGTCCCGAAGGGGAGCCACGATCCCAGGGAGGACATCGCCTTCCTCGAGGACGAGATCGCGCACTGGATCGCCGGCATCGTCTCGAAAGGCTTCGACCGCGCCGCGAAGGCGATCGTGATGAAAGGCGAGAAGCTCGAGCGCGTCCTCGCGGAGCGGCTCGCGGGCCTCGGTATCGACGAGCACAAGGTGGGCCTCGCGCTCCAGAGGTCGATCGCCGGCGGCGACCCGACGAAGTGGGACGAGGCGACCCTGCTCGACCTCGCGCGGCGCGTCCGCGAGATGTCGAAGCCGATGGTTGTCGCGGCGAACAAGGCGGACCTCCTCGGCGACGACGAGGTCGCGAAAGCGACCGCCCTCACCGGCGTCACCGTGGTCCCGACGAGCGCAGAGAGCGAACTCGCCCTCCGCCGCGCGGCGGAAGCGGGCGTGATCGAGTACCTTCCGGGCGACGCGACGTTCCGCGTGAAGGAGCCCACGAAGCTCACCGCGAAGCAGAAGGCCGCGCTCGACTACATCGAGAAGCACGTCCTCGCGCGATTCGGCGGCACCGGCGTGCAGAAGCTCCTCGAGACCGCGACCTACGAGCTCCTCGACCTCGTCCCCGTGTTCCCTGTCGAGGACGACACGCACTTCACCGACAAGGAGGGGCGCGTGCTCCCGGACGCGCACCTGCTCAAGCGGGGCGCGAACGCGAAGGATCTCGCGTTCAAGGTCCACACGGAGCTCGGGGAGCATTTCATCCGCGCGGTGAACGCGAAGACGAAGCGCGTGATCGGCGCGGACCACGTCCTCGAGGCGGGCGACGTCGTCCGCATCGTCGCGGGACGTTGA
- a CDS encoding DEAD/DEAH box helicase: protein MVQFDSFPLPESVLAALSAMGFVEASPIQAAAIPKLLEGRDLIGQAQTGTGKTAAFGIPLVVAALDGRPGLVLVPTRELAQQVTAEIDRIGAKAGVRALALYGGSAFGPQARALAAGEASVIVATPGRLRDHIERGTLDAASARLVVLDEADEMLKMGFVEEVEAILDAVGPERQTLLFSATMPPAVADLARRYLRAPEHIVAEAPNASVANANTEQFAVAVDHVEKTDALVRILAAERPTGTLVFRHTRESVDVLVDELRAKGVASEALHGGMPQESRERVLAQLRQGRGLVVVATNVAARGLDVDCISHVVVYDAPRETETYVHRIGRTGRAGRDGKSYLFVTPADRGRLRGVERTVGHRLPWAEVPTDDEVRAALARHAGAWLAERVETPAEDHLAAVDAAVAAGRDLRALAAVLLGRLAPLEGFRMPPLEPRRARAHPRHERPAPRGGPARRERGGPMVALTLSVGRDDGARPGDIVGALTNEGGLTGADVGRIDILPRMSVAEVPEDRVQDVMDAMQRATLRGRRVQLRVADRWEFRGPSRAAARGR from the coding sequence ATGGTCCAGTTCGATTCGTTTCCCCTGCCCGAGAGCGTCCTCGCCGCCTTGTCCGCGATGGGCTTCGTCGAAGCCTCGCCGATCCAGGCCGCCGCCATCCCGAAGCTCCTCGAAGGTCGCGACCTCATCGGCCAGGCGCAGACCGGCACCGGCAAGACGGCCGCCTTCGGCATCCCGCTCGTCGTCGCGGCGCTCGACGGCCGTCCCGGTCTCGTCCTCGTCCCCACGCGCGAGCTTGCGCAGCAGGTGACGGCCGAGATCGACCGCATCGGCGCCAAGGCCGGCGTCCGCGCGCTCGCGCTCTACGGCGGCTCGGCGTTCGGCCCGCAGGCCCGCGCCCTCGCGGCCGGCGAGGCCTCCGTGATCGTCGCCACCCCGGGGCGCCTGCGCGACCACATCGAGCGCGGCACGCTCGATGCGGCGTCGGCCCGGCTCGTCGTCCTCGACGAGGCGGACGAGATGCTCAAAATGGGATTCGTCGAGGAGGTCGAGGCCATCCTCGACGCCGTCGGGCCCGAGCGCCAGACGCTCCTCTTCAGCGCGACGATGCCTCCGGCCGTCGCCGACCTCGCGCGACGCTATCTCCGCGCGCCCGAGCACATCGTCGCCGAGGCGCCGAACGCCTCGGTCGCGAACGCCAACACGGAGCAGTTCGCGGTCGCCGTGGACCACGTCGAGAAGACGGACGCGCTCGTCCGCATCCTCGCGGCGGAACGTCCGACGGGGACGCTCGTCTTCCGCCACACGCGCGAAAGCGTCGACGTCCTCGTCGACGAGCTGCGCGCGAAGGGCGTCGCCTCCGAGGCGCTCCACGGCGGAATGCCCCAGGAGTCGCGCGAGCGCGTTCTCGCGCAGCTGAGGCAGGGCCGCGGCCTCGTGGTCGTCGCGACCAACGTGGCGGCGCGCGGTCTCGACGTGGACTGCATCTCGCACGTCGTCGTCTACGACGCTCCGCGCGAAACAGAGACGTACGTCCACCGCATCGGCCGCACGGGCCGCGCGGGCCGCGACGGCAAGAGTTACCTGTTCGTGACGCCCGCCGACCGCGGACGCCTGCGCGGCGTGGAGCGCACGGTCGGCCACCGCCTCCCCTGGGCCGAGGTGCCGACGGACGACGAGGTGCGCGCCGCCCTCGCGCGTCACGCGGGCGCCTGGCTCGCGGAGCGCGTCGAGACCCCCGCGGAGGACCACCTCGCGGCCGTGGACGCGGCCGTCGCGGCGGGCCGCGACCTCCGCGCGCTCGCCGCCGTCCTGCTCGGACGGCTCGCGCCGCTCGAAGGCTTCCGCATGCCGCCGCTCGAGCCGCGCCGCGCCCGCGCCCACCCGCGCCACGAGCGCCCCGCGCCCCGCGGCGGTCCCGCGCGCCGCGAGCGAGGCGGGCCCATGGTCGCGCTGACGCTCAGCGTCGGCCGCGACGACGGCGCGCGCCCCGGCGACATCGTGGGGGCGCTCACGAACGAGGGCGGCCTCACGGGCGCCGACGTCGGACGGATCGACATCCTCCCGCGCATGAGCGTCGCGGAGGTTCCCGAGGACCGCGTGCAGGACGTGATGGACGCGATGCAGCGCGCGACGCTGCGCGGCCGCCGCGTCCAGCTGCGCGTCGCGGACCGCTGGGAGTTCCGCGGGCCCTCCCGGGCTGCGGCCCGCGGGCGCTGA
- a CDS encoding succinate dehydrogenase has translation MHLARDAPPGPARTLRSDAAWVWPVAAMLLIVAFGGYAVFRAAEATHYLADNGRYHYASPFGHPDLTYLAPDLLRGLPILGAALASPGTFLLPVPFALRASCYYYRKIYHRGFFARPGSCAVPARRGRGYKGETGLFAINNLHRFALYVALVALAFNLQDAVLAFATPHGFYLGVGTVVLALKVAFLAFYLLGCHSLRHLLGGGLDAYDCDLAGRTRRRLTAGVTALNARHPLWAWVSLAWVLVADVYIRHLALSGDATFLGLPA, from the coding sequence ATGCACCTCGCCCGCGACGCGCCCCCCGGCCCCGCCCGTACGCTTCGATCCGACGCGGCCTGGGTCTGGCCCGTCGCGGCGATGCTCCTCATCGTCGCCTTCGGCGGCTACGCCGTCTTCCGCGCGGCCGAGGCGACGCACTATCTCGCCGACAACGGACGCTACCACTACGCCTCGCCCTTCGGCCACCCGGACCTCACGTATCTCGCGCCCGACCTCCTGCGCGGCCTCCCGATCCTCGGCGCGGCGCTCGCCTCGCCCGGGACCTTCCTCCTGCCCGTCCCGTTCGCGCTGCGGGCGAGCTGCTACTATTATCGGAAGATCTACCACCGAGGCTTCTTCGCGCGACCGGGCTCGTGCGCGGTCCCCGCGCGTCGGGGCCGCGGCTACAAGGGCGAAACGGGCCTCTTCGCGATCAACAACCTGCACCGTTTCGCGCTCTACGTCGCCCTCGTCGCCCTCGCGTTCAACCTGCAGGACGCCGTCCTCGCGTTCGCGACGCCGCACGGCTTCTATCTCGGCGTCGGGACCGTCGTCCTCGCGCTCAAGGTGGCCTTCCTCGCGTTCTATCTCCTCGGCTGCCACAGCCTGCGCCACCTCCTCGGAGGCGGCCTCGACGCCTACGACTGCGACCTCGCGGGCCGGACGCGGCGGCGCCTCACCGCGGGCGTCACGGCGCTCAACGCGCGTCATCCCCTCTGGGCGTGGGTGAGCCTCGCGTGGGTCCTCGTCGCGGACGTGTACATCCGCCATCTGGCGCTCTCGGGGGACGCGACCTTCCTCGGCCTCCCGGCTTGA
- a CDS encoding cation:proton antiporter has product MAGDILLGLGAILALGVASQWFAWRVRLPSILVLLVAGFLAGSVTGWLDPDALFGDLLFPGVAVAVGIILFEGGLSLSLKEIRGHGPAVTRLITVGALVAWLAGAAAAHLLAGLSWPIALLVGAILVVTGPTVVGPLLRHVRPRGPVGAVVKWEGILIDPVGALLAVIVFKATFAASLAEVTGLVGTGVVRSVATGVFMGALGAGALYVMLSRRWLPDHLESPIVLSSVVAVFVASDLLASESGLLATTLMGVALANQSRVHVHRIVEFKENLRVLLIAVLFIALAARVRLEDLAAVGVGGILFVTALLFVVRPASVLASTVGTSLAWRERAFVAWLAPRGIVAAAVASIFALRLEAAGHPEAGRLVPLVFTAIVATVAVYGLTSGPVARALGLSGPRPQGALVVGAGSFARAFASALRAEGHGVLLVDTNLKNVEAARAAGLDATPSDALAETFREDLDRDDLGRLAAMTPNDEVNSLASLAYAGRFGRNEVYQTATAAMAREGAATSAVGHLHGRVLFGDEETLASLEARLDAGDRVHTAVVAPDGTVAARAGPSGKAPTPLFVTDEGRLVLATAADDAALKPGSRLTYLGGEAEKPT; this is encoded by the coding sequence GTGGCAGGCGACATCCTCCTCGGCCTCGGGGCGATCCTCGCGCTCGGGGTGGCCTCGCAGTGGTTCGCGTGGCGCGTGCGCCTGCCGTCCATCCTCGTCCTCCTCGTCGCCGGCTTCCTCGCGGGATCCGTCACGGGATGGCTCGATCCGGACGCGCTTTTCGGCGACCTTCTCTTTCCAGGCGTCGCGGTGGCGGTCGGCATCATCCTGTTCGAGGGCGGTTTGTCGCTGAGCCTCAAGGAGATCCGCGGCCACGGACCCGCGGTCACGCGGCTCATCACGGTAGGCGCGCTCGTCGCGTGGCTCGCGGGCGCCGCGGCGGCTCACCTGCTTGCGGGCCTCTCGTGGCCCATCGCGCTTCTGGTCGGCGCGATCCTCGTGGTCACCGGACCCACCGTGGTCGGGCCGCTCCTCAGGCACGTCCGCCCGCGGGGTCCCGTGGGCGCGGTCGTGAAGTGGGAAGGCATCCTCATCGACCCCGTCGGGGCGCTCCTCGCGGTCATCGTCTTCAAGGCCACCTTCGCGGCTTCGCTCGCGGAGGTCACCGGCCTCGTCGGGACGGGCGTCGTGCGCTCGGTCGCGACGGGCGTCTTCATGGGCGCGCTCGGGGCGGGCGCCCTCTACGTCATGCTCTCGCGACGGTGGCTCCCCGACCACCTCGAAAGCCCCATCGTGCTCTCGTCCGTCGTCGCCGTGTTCGTCGCAAGCGACCTCCTTGCGAGCGAATCCGGCCTCCTCGCGACGACGCTCATGGGTGTCGCGCTCGCGAACCAATCGCGCGTGCACGTCCACCGCATCGTCGAGTTCAAGGAGAACCTGCGCGTCCTCCTCATCGCCGTCCTCTTCATCGCGCTCGCCGCGCGGGTCCGCCTGGAGGACCTCGCCGCCGTCGGCGTCGGCGGCATCCTGTTCGTGACGGCGCTTCTCTTCGTCGTCCGTCCCGCGAGCGTGCTCGCGAGCACCGTCGGCACGAGCCTCGCATGGCGCGAGCGCGCCTTCGTGGCGTGGCTTGCGCCGCGCGGCATCGTCGCGGCGGCCGTCGCCTCCATCTTCGCGCTGCGGCTCGAGGCCGCGGGCCATCCGGAAGCGGGCCGACTCGTCCCCCTCGTGTTCACCGCCATCGTGGCCACCGTGGCCGTGTACGGCCTCACCTCCGGTCCCGTCGCCCGCGCCCTCGGGCTCTCCGGGCCGCGGCCCCAGGGCGCGCTCGTCGTCGGAGCGGGTTCGTTCGCCCGGGCCTTCGCCTCGGCGCTTCGCGCCGAGGGGCACGGCGTCCTCCTCGTCGACACGAACCTGAAGAACGTCGAGGCCGCCCGCGCGGCGGGACTCGACGCGACGCCGTCGGACGCGCTCGCCGAGACCTTCCGGGAGGACCTCGACCGCGACGACCTCGGTCGCCTCGCGGCGATGACGCCGAACGACGAGGTGAACAGCCTCGCCTCGCTCGCGTACGCCGGCCGCTTCGGGCGGAACGAGGTTTACCAGACCGCGACCGCGGCGATGGCCCGGGAGGGGGCGGCGACAAGCGCCGTCGGCCATCTTCACGGACGCGTTCTCTTCGGCGACGAGGAGACCCTCGCGTCGCTCGAGGCGCGCCTCGACGCAGGCGATCGCGTCCACACGGCTGTGGTCGCGCCGGACGGGACCGTCGCCGCGCGAGCGGGCCCGAGCGGCAAGGCGCCGACGCCTCTTTTCGTCACGGACGAAGGTCGCCTCGTCCTCGCGACGGCCGCGGACGACGCCGCGCTCAAGCCGGGCTCGCGGCTGACGTATCTCGGCGGCGAGGCCGAGAAGCCTACTTGA
- a CDS encoding methyltransferase domain-containing protein — protein sequence MEPRASALTVDGWDDAAAGYDDLMAPVTTPFCEEALRVAGLKAGERVLDVAAGTGALALEAARSGARVVATDFAPMMVERLRAKARAAKLANVEAIVMDGEDLKFSDDAFDAAFSVFGLIFFADRAAGFAEMRRTLKHGGRAVVVGWSAPERVGHVAPVAETLAEMVPDAPDEATSPAHCFADPATLAREMREAGFRDVRVSTARRTLVFPSAAWFADKGQRAVPSGLLVERAPPAFRDAFRARLVERVRARFGDGPVAFESEAHVGFGIK from the coding sequence ATGGAACCTCGCGCATCCGCGCTCACCGTCGATGGCTGGGACGACGCAGCGGCCGGTTACGACGACCTCATGGCGCCGGTCACCACGCCCTTCTGCGAGGAGGCGCTCCGCGTCGCCGGCCTGAAGGCGGGCGAGCGCGTCCTCGACGTCGCCGCGGGAACGGGCGCGCTCGCGCTCGAGGCCGCCCGCTCGGGGGCGCGCGTGGTCGCCACGGACTTCGCCCCGATGATGGTCGAGCGCCTGCGGGCGAAGGCGCGCGCCGCGAAGCTCGCGAACGTCGAGGCCATCGTCATGGACGGCGAGGACCTGAAATTCAGCGACGACGCGTTCGACGCGGCCTTCAGCGTGTTCGGTCTCATCTTCTTCGCCGACCGCGCCGCGGGCTTCGCCGAGATGCGGCGCACGCTCAAGCACGGCGGCCGCGCCGTCGTCGTCGGCTGGTCGGCGCCCGAGCGCGTGGGCCACGTCGCGCCCGTGGCCGAGACGCTCGCCGAGATGGTTCCCGACGCGCCCGACGAGGCGACTTCCCCCGCGCATTGCTTCGCCGATCCCGCGACGCTCGCCCGGGAGATGCGCGAGGCGGGCTTCCGCGACGTCCGCGTCTCGACGGCGCGCCGCACCCTCGTCTTCCCGTCGGCCGCATGGTTCGCGGACAAGGGGCAGCGCGCGGTCCCGAGCGGTCTTCTCGTCGAGCGCGCGCCGCCCGCGTTCCGGGACGCGTTCCGCGCCCGCCTGGTCGAGCGCGTCCGCGCGCGCTTCGGCGACGGGCCCGTCGCCTTTGAGAGCGAGGCGCACGTCGGGTTCGGGATCAAGTAG
- the dph5 gene encoding diphthine synthase has translation MLTLVGLGLWGAKDVSVAGLEAIRAANRVFAEWYTARLSGATMEDLEALYGRRVEVLPREAVEDGGVILDAAAAGHAVLIAAGDALTATTHQDLRLRARERGIETRVVHGASIVAAAGALLGLQNYKFGRTTTLVFPEPNYFPTSPYDVVKENLARGLHTLVLLDIRAHETRYMSASEGASLLLRMERERGEGALAPATLACAVARAGSEAPEVVAGPLEALARTDLGAPLHTLVVPGRLHFAEEEALAAFARRVG, from the coding sequence GTGCTGACCCTCGTCGGGCTCGGGCTCTGGGGCGCGAAGGACGTGTCGGTCGCGGGCCTCGAAGCCATCCGCGCCGCGAACCGCGTCTTCGCGGAGTGGTACACGGCGCGGCTCAGCGGCGCGACGATGGAGGACCTCGAAGCGCTCTACGGGCGCAGGGTCGAGGTCCTCCCGCGCGAGGCCGTCGAGGACGGCGGCGTCATCCTCGACGCGGCTGCCGCGGGCCACGCGGTGCTCATCGCGGCCGGCGACGCGCTCACCGCGACGACGCACCAGGACCTGCGGCTGCGCGCCCGCGAGCGCGGCATCGAGACGCGCGTCGTGCACGGCGCGAGCATCGTCGCGGCGGCGGGCGCGCTCCTCGGGCTCCAGAACTACAAGTTCGGGCGCACGACGACGCTCGTCTTCCCGGAGCCCAACTACTTCCCGACGAGTCCGTACGATGTGGTCAAGGAGAACCTCGCGCGCGGCCTCCACACGCTCGTCCTTCTCGATATCCGCGCGCACGAGACGCGCTACATGAGCGCCTCGGAAGGGGCTTCGCTCCTGCTCCGCATGGAGCGCGAGCGCGGCGAGGGCGCCCTCGCGCCCGCGACGCTCGCGTGCGCCGTGGCGCGCGCGGGAAGCGAGGCGCCGGAGGTCGTCGCGGGACCGCTCGAGGCCCTGGCCCGGACGGACCTCGGCGCGCCGCTCCACACGCTCGTCGTCCCGGGCAGGCTCCACTTCGCCGAGGAGGAGGCCCTCGCGGCCTTCGCGCGCCGCGTCGGTTGA